Sequence from the Flavobacteriales bacterium genome:
ACCGTTCAGTTCTTTATTCTCTGAGACAAGTTTCTGAGCTTTCCCGAACCCCAAAACCATACAGGCCGTGGCATAGGCGTCTGCTGTCATACAATCGTTGGCAATGATGGTGGCACTCAAAACGTCTGTCATTGCCGGAAATCCTGTTCTTGGGTTCAGTGAATGACCATACTTCACACCATCGATCTCCACAAATTTCCGGTAGTTGCCAGAAGTTGCCATTGCCTTATCGTTCAGGTTAATAGATATCGTAGCCTCATGACTGACGCTGCCTTCATTCGGCTCATCTATTCCAACCGACCACTCACCGTCTGGTTTCCTGCCTGAAGCTCGAAGTTCTCCACCAATTTCCACCAAGTAATCATAGATTCCCAGACTTTCGAGATAACGAGAGACCACATCGACCGAATAGCCTTGCGCAATAGCATTCACATCCAACTGAACATTGGAATCGATTTTCACATAGTCCGAACCGTCCAAACGGATCAAGTTCATTCCAACATGCGCAAGCACGCTATCCACATCTGCTGAATCGACATGCGAAGTACTCCAATCCCGCTCGAACCAATATTTCATCAATGGACTGACCGTGATATCCAATGCACCATCTGTTGCCGCGTTGATCTCCAATGCGCGGTTCACCACTTCTTTGAACATCTGAGGCTGCTCCAGACCAGCGGTCTCATTTCGGTTCCACTTGCTGATGTAACTGCTTTTCTGATACGTGGAAAGCACACGGTCGAAAGCCAAAAGCAGGCTATCGATCTGGTACTGAACATCTGCACCGTTGGTGTAGTAAATTATCGAATATGTGGTTCCCTGTGTATAACCAGTTGCCTGTTTGCGAGTGGCACCAGCACAACCGAAGAGAACCAATGCGGCCAAGGCAAGTATTGAATTTCTCATTGCGGCAAATTTAACCTTACGCAGCCAAGCACATATACTGAAAATGAAAAGCCCCGCCACTTGCGTGACGGGGGCTTCTTTTTGGTCTTCATTTCTTAGTGAGCTGCCTCTGCTTCTGTTGCCGTTTCCGTAGCAGTTTCGGTCGTATCTGTTGATGCGCCATGCAACGGTTCAACTTCCACAGATTCTGGAGCTACTTCTGTAGTTTCTACCGATTGATTTTCCTCAGTAGTGGCAGTTGATGAGCAAGCTGCCAAGCTCAAAGTTGCTATTGCAACCAAGAACATTTTTGTTGTTTTCATTTGTTAGAGAATGATTAATAATTCGCGTCAAAAGTAGATAGCCGAATGATCTGTTTTACAATTCGGACCCGTTCCGAAATAATATTTCAACGCTGATTATCAATCAGTTATACGAACAACCTTTACGAATCTCGACAGATAATAGTCGTAAGAATCCAATGCGGTGACAATAATGCCACGTGCATTACTGGTGGCGCTATGGATGAACTGAAGGGGCTCGCCTGATTCGCTTACCACAATTCCAGCATGTCCAACAGGACGCTTTTTCTTATCCCTTCCTGCAAAGAGAATGATATCGCCTTTTTGGCAACTGTCCAAGGGAATCTCTGAACCGATGTTCGCCAATTCGGCTGTGGAACGCGGCAGCTCAACCCCGAATTTGGAATACACATAGCCCACAAATCCGCTGCAATCAAACCCTTCGGGCGAACAGCCACCATATTTATATGGAACTCCTATAAGCGACTCGGCCAAATGGATCATGGAATCAACCTCGAAAACACTCGCGACCGAATCCATTGACAATGAATCAACCTCCTGTGCATTTGCAGCAGAAAGACCCGAAATCAGGAAACCGATAAGAATTACACTTCGCATCACTCAAAACTATCGGCTTCTAAACAAAAAAAGCGGCCCAAAATTGGGCCGCTTTGAACATTCAATTGTTTATCGTTATCCACCGAAGTCATCGAACGATACGTTCTCTGGTGGAACTCCCCAGTCATCGCACATCTTGATGACCGCTTGGTTCATCATCGGTGGTCCACAGAAGTAGAACTCGATCTCCTCTGGTGCATCGTGATGTTTCAGATACTGATCGATCACTGCATTGTGAACGAACCCAACGAAGCCATCACCTTCCGGATCATTGATGTCTTTCTTCACCTTCCAGTTATCCTCAGGTTTGGCATCCGAAAGCACCATGTAGAAATTGAAGTTCGGGAAGTTCTGCTCGATCTCACGGAAATAGTGGATATAGAACAGTTCAGCCCGTGAACGACCACCGTACCAATAAGAAACTTTTCTTCCTGTCTTCAGGGTTTTAAAGAGGTGATAAATGTGCGAACGCATTGGCGCCATACCTGCTCCACCACCGATATAAAGCATTTCCGCTTCTGTCTCCTTGATGAAGAATTCACCATAAGGTCCTGAAATGGTACACTTATCACCAGGCTTCAAGTTGAAAATGTAAGACGAAGCGATACCTGGGTTGATGTCAGCCCACGTGTTCTTGGCTCTGTCAAAAGGTGGAGCCGCAACACGCACGTTCAGCATGATGTTTCTTCCTTCCGCTGGGTAAGATGCCATCGAATAGGCACGTACCACTTCTTCGTCATTCTTCATCACCAGATGACGCATGGCAAACGGACCTTCAGCCCAATCAGACTCAAATTTATCAGGCTCTCCTGGGTGATCTTTTGGATGCGCCTTGATGTCCATATCAGAGAACTTCACCTCGCATGGTGGAATCTTGATCTGAATGTAACCTCCCGCTTCGTAGTGCATCTCTTCTGGGATTTCCACCACGAATTCCTTGATATAGGTCGCCACATTGTAGTTGGAAACTACCGTTGCCTCCCACTCCTTGATACCGAAGATCTCTTCTGGGATGCCGATCTTCATATCCTGCTTGATCTTTACTTGGCAACCCAATCTCCAATGGTCTTGTATCTGCTTACGCGAGAAATAAGGCGTTTCGGTAGGAAGGATCTCTCCTCCACCTTCGAATACTTGGCACTTACATTGTGCGCAGGTACCACCACCGCCACAGGCTGATGGCAAAAAGATCTTATTGTTTCCCAAGGTGGCGAGAATACTGCCCCCTGACTCGACCTCTACTTCCTTCTCGCCATTGATAAGCACCTTTACAGGACCTGAGGGTGCCAATTTGGCCTTTGCGAAAAGCAGTGTAGAGACCAGTAGAATAATGACCAGCAGGAACACAATGACGCTGGTAGCAATTACTGTAGATGTTGATAGAAGAACCATGCTTTGCTTAGATCTCTGTTAAAGTTTGATACCCATAAAACTCATGAAGGCAATGCCCATCAATCCCGTAAGGATGAAGGTGATACCCAAACCACGGAGTGGACCAGGAACACTTGAGTAACGGATTTTTTCGCGAATAGCAGCGATGGCCACAATGGCCATGAACCAACCAATACCTGAACCCACACCGAAAGCCGTGGCTTCACCGATGTTGGCATATTGACGTTCTTGCATGAAAAGCGCACCTCCAAGAATGGAGCAGTTTACCGCAATAAGCGGAAGGAAAATACCGAGTGATGAATACAACGCTGGCGCGAATTTCTCAACGGCCATTTCCACCAACTGCACCATGGCGGCAATGATGGCGATGAACATGATGAAGCTGAGGAAGCTCAGATCCATGGTGGCCAAACTTGGACTCAACCATGCCAAAGCGCCTTCCTTCAACATGTAGTTCTCCATCAGGTAGTTCACCGGAACCGTGATGCCGAGTACGAAGATCACCGCAGCACCGAGACCGACACCTGTCTTCACCGTTTTACTTACGGCCAAGTACGAACACATGCCCAAGAAGTAGGCAAAGATCATGTTCTCAATGAAGATGGCCTTTACGATTATATTGATGTATTCCATTTTCTGTAGCTTCTAATTAGTTTCAAGCCGTATGCTTTTTAAGCCTCGATCAATTTCGTGTTTCGTGAACGCTGAACCCAGATGATCACACCGACCGTGATCAACGCCATCGGTGGCAGGATCATCAGACCGTTGTCCACATAACCCAATGCGTAAAGTCCCGATGCTTCGGTTGCCAATGAGCCATCCGAAAGCAATGCTCCCACTTTGTGACCGAAAATGGGGTAGCCCCACAACTTTCCAGAGCCAAGGAGCTCACGGAAAACAGATACGATAATGAGGATAAGTCCGTAACCAAGGCCGTTTCCGATACCGTCCAAGAACGCTGGCCAAGGCTTGTTCCCAAGCGCAAATGCCTCCAAACGCCCCATGATGATACAGTTGGTGATGATAAGACCAACGAATACGGAAAGCGCCTTGCTGATGTCGTAAACAAACGCCTTCAACACCTGATCCACAAGAATTACCAAAGCCGCAACGATCACCAACTGAACAATGATTCGGATACGGTTCGGAATGTAATTCCGCATCAGCGAAACGATAACGTTACCCATGGCCGTCACAAACGTTACCGACAGCGCCATTACAAACGCCTGTTTCACCTGCACGGTAATGGCCAAGGCCGAACAGATACCGAGTACCTGTACCGTGATCGGGTTATCATCATCCAACGGATTACTGATAAGCGCCTTGTTCTTCTTAGAGAACAATGGCTCGCTCGGCTGCTTTACTTTTTCTTCAACTGCTACTTCGCTCATTGTGAAGTTTTTTAGTTCTGTTCTTTAATCAACAACTACGGTTGTATCTACTTTTTCCACATCCAAGGAATCCATGAATGCCACGGCCGCAGAATCTGGCGAAATCTCCTCTCCCAATCCTGAATTTTCTCCAACTCCCATACTTCCACTCGCAGAAGCATCACTCGCCTGCAGCCCCAGAAAATAAGGTTCGTACAACTTAAGCGTACGCATGATCATTTCGGTTACGCCATTACTTGTAATGGTTCCACCAGAGATGGCATCAACTCCGTGAGGACTTCCTTTCGCTCCACCTTTCACAGCTTTGATTCCGGTAAAATCTCCCTTCTCATCAAAAATGGTCTTGCCTTTAAATGGAATCTGGAAGGCAGGCTGTGCGATCTCCGCTCCCAAACCAGGTGTTTCCGACTTGTGATCGAATACGGCACCGACAACCGTCTTGCCGTCAGCGGCAATGGCCAAGTACCCCCAGATAGGTCCCCAAAGTCCTGTTCCTACCAACGGGACAACGTAAAGTTTCTCTCCATCCTTATCGATAACGTACAATGGAAAGTTGACGCCCTTGCCACCGTTAAATGCAGCCAATTCGCTACGGATCTCATCGATATTGCTGAACTCCTGCACGTCCAATTTGGTATAGATGTTCGAAAGACCCGATTTATAATCTTTCAACACATCAATATCAAAAGCGTTCAGTTCGGTTTGCTTCACCTTGCCATCTGCACCGATCACCAATGCCTCTTTCACATACTCATCATAGGCTGTCTCTGCTTCATTTGCAGGAACTTCAATGCCTACTCCCTTGAGGATGTTCTGACGCTTCTCATTGTTCACATTCGCAGTTTGCATCGGCTTCAGGCTTTCGGATGCCAATGCCAAAAGCGTGGCAACGATAACCACCATCACCGTGGCGAAGAGGAATGTGTACTTATTACTGTTTACATCAACCGCCATGATTACGCAGCTTTAACGTTTAGTCTTTTCAATCTTCTCTTAATGTTCGCCTCCACCACGTAGTGATCGATAAGCGGTGCCATCACGTTCATGAACAGAATGGCCAACATGATTCCTTCCGGATAGGCCGGGTTGAACACGCGGATCATAATGGCCATGAATCCGATCAAAAATCCGTAGATCAGTTTTCCCGTGTTGGTCTGTGCGGCCGTTACAGGATCTGTTGCCATGAACACAACTCCGAAGGCGAAACCACCTACCAGCAGATGCTCATACCATGGGAACTGCATCAGGCCATTGGCTCCGAACGCGTTGAAGATCAATCCCATTGCCGAAGCACCAACAACAGCCGAAAGCATGATTCTCCAGCTTGCAATTCCTGTGAAAAGAAGGATGGCCGCTCCAATGAGAACCGCCAAGGTCGAGGTCTCTCCTACCGAACCTGGAATGAATCCAAGGAACATGTCCTGAACCGTGAAACGCAGATGCTCCAGACCGCCTTTCATGGCGGCAAGATCACCCAGCAGCGTTGCTCCCGAAATCGCATCGTTCTCCATGGCTCCGTGAATCCAAACCTTGTCTCCCGACATGAATGTTGGATAGGCGAAGAACAGGAACGCTCTTGCCGTAAGTGCCACGTTCAGAACGTTCATTCCCGTACCACCGAACACCTCTTTTCCGAAAACAACCGCAAATGCCACCGCTACGGCCAACATCCAAAGAGGAATATCAACCGGAACGATCAACGGAATAAGCATCCCTGTCACCAAGTATCCTTCTTCTACGGAGTGTCCTTTGTACATCGCAAAACCGAACTCGATGCCCAGACCGACCGCGTAAGACACCACCACCAACGGAAGCACCTTTACAAGTCCAATGCTGAACATGTCCATGAAGGAGGCCGTGGCCAATTCGCCCAACTCGCGGTAATGCTGATAACCAGCGTTGTACATACCGAAAAGCAGACATGGCAACATGGCCGTGATCACCACGCTCATGGTTCTTTTCAGGTCAATGCCATCGCGGATGTGCGAACCTGAATGCGTCACCTCTTCCGGTGTGAACGCAAAGGTCTCCAACGCATCAATGGCGGTAAGAACCTTATTGTACTTCTCGAACTTGCCCCCTTTCTCAAACGGGGCTTTCATGTTCTGGAAGGCTGTATGCAAAAACTTCATCGTGCCTTATCGTTTATCCACATTCTTGTTCAATGAGCTTCAATCCATCGCGAACGATCTGCTGTGCTGGCGTCTTTGACGTGCACACATATTCGCAAAGCGCAAAGTCCTCATCATCCACCTCGTAAATACCGAGGTTTTCCATCAATTCAATATCGCTGATCATGATCGCCTTCAGCAGGTGCTGCGGGTAGATGTCCATTGGGAATACACTCTCGTACTCGCCTGTGACTACCAGCGCGCGCTTCTCACCATTGGTATTGGTGTCCAACGCATACTTCTTGCCTGACATCAGCCAAGAGAAATAGCTGTGCGACATGGAGAATTTGCCAAAACCGGGGCTTGCCCACCCTTCCGTAATGAAGAACTTGGCGTGGTCGCCTTCTGGGATCACCGTCACTTCCTTATCGTAGAAGCCGAGGTAGCCGTCAGCGCTCACATTCGTACCTGTAAGCACATTTCCGCTGATGTAACGGTTGTTGCCACCGTTCACATCCTTGGCAATGGAAGCAACACTGCTACCTTGAAGGGTGCGCGAATACTTCGGATTGGAAACCGAAGAACCTGCCACCGCCACCACGCGCGTAGCATCATATTTACCTGTTAGGAATGCGTTTCCGATCAACGCCACATCCTGTGCCGTTACCGTAAACACCACTTCACCTTTGTTCAATGGGTCGAGGTGATGGATCTGCACACCCACATTACCAGATGGGTGCGGACCGCTGAACCAGTTTACCTGAACACCTTTCGCGCTTTTCACCACGTTCGAAGTGCTCAACGTGCGGTGCAGATTCAAATGAACCGTACCGTCTGTCAGTTGCTTCAACACTTCCAAACCTGCTTGAAACTCCTTCTCCTTTCCGTTCAGTACAAAATCAACATCAGCAGCCAAAGGCGCGCTGTCGAAACCTGTAATGAAAATGGCTTTCGGGTTGTCACTTGGGCGGGCAACGGTCGCATACGGACGTCTTCTGATGAACGCCCACAGACCACTTTCCAACAATTTCGTCTTCACATCCTCACGGCTCATGGTGGCAGCATCGGCTGTACCAAGCGCTGCGTAGCGTGTCTCCTTGTCACCAAGGATCTTAATACCCAAAATCTTACGCTTGGCACCTCGCACAACTTCCACCACTTCGCCACTTACCGGAGAGGAAACCTTTACCTCAGGATAATCCTTGCTGTAGAACAACGGTGTTCCGGCAAGTACCTCTGCGCCTTCCTTTACCAGCAGTTTTGGGGTGAAATTCTTGAAATCGATCGGTTTGACCATGAATGTGTCGGACCTCTCTGAGTTGCCGATCACTTTGTCGGCCTCACCCTTTAGCGGGATGTTCAGGCCCTTTTTGATCCTGATGTCTTTTGACATGTTTATGCGGATTTCTCGTCCTTAAAATCGCGGGCAAAATTAAGAGAAACCGAATAGGCACTATGACGAATATTGACCACTTATTAATTTAGAACCATTCTAAATAAAACGATTCCTTAACATCAGAATTACCTATGCACATCCTTCAACTTGGTCATTTTAAACAAGGGGAAAAATCTCACGGCTGCGGAGCGCTCAAACGCGCTACAGGAAATAAACGCTGGCTACTTCATCATAAACCGCCCACCCCGTATAACGTACGGAACGCCATCAATGGTAATCTCATCTCCTTCACGCTTCAGCGCGAGATCCAGAATGTCATCTTCCATCGTATGCACAGACCCTTTGGTTCTTCTGGCAAGGTCTAAATACTGTGTATTGATAGGCTTTTTCACTCCGAAAAGATCCATTCCGCAAACGATCACCTTCACAGGTTTATCGATCTTGCTCATAAAGGAATAATCGCGCATATCCGCCCAATTGTCTGCCAGCATCACCACCTGTTTGGTCTTCGGATACTTCTCCAATCCTTTTATGACCGATTCAACGTTATTCTCTGGCGTATCGCCACCGAAACCATTGCTTATACACTTGAAAGCGTAGTTGGTGATCGTATCAATGGAATTCGTTTTGCACAGGTAAACCCCGCCTACCCTTCCAGCGCGCTTCAGGTAGTCAGGCGTCATATCTCCATCGTTGAAAAACGAGAAGTTCAGCATCTGTTTATTGTGCTTCAGATGCAGCCAAGTAAAAACCTGGATGTAATAGGGAGACATGCTTCCGGTAAGATCCACACAGATCAACTCCTCGTCAAATTTGATGTGTTTCTCCAGAATCGGGAACAGCGAGGTATCACCGATGCTCTCAACCGAAAGGTCTCCGAACATCGACTCAGGAGATTCAGGCTTGTAAAAGGGCACCTTCAGATACTTGATCACAATGCCGTGGAACAGTTTCTTGGCACCATCCTCTGTGGCATAACCCAGTTGCTCCACGAAATTCCAATCGACCATCTTTTGGTTGAACACATCCGGGCACAGGAAATACAGCTCCGCCACCCGTTTCTTGTTCAGTATATCCTGAACGTCCTCGTTCTTGAAATCGGTGTACACCACATCCACACTCAGAATGTTGCAGCCACCTTCATTCAGTTCGGCCGCATCTTCAGGGTTCAGTATCTGTGCGCTGCCGTAGTTCATTCGCAGGGTCACGGTCTTCACCTTATCGCTCTCATCCTTTCGCATCTCATAGAGCCTTACCTTGGTGGTATCCACCTTCAGGTTAATGTTCATATCAACCCGCATGCTCGCGTCCTGAGCGTAGGTTAATTGAAAAGAAGAAATACAGAAAATGAAAGCGATGGCTGCAACCGCAGCGCGAAAAGTAGAGGTATCCATGGCAGGTAGTTTGTGGAATTACTCCATCACAAACGCCAACAGAACAGCAAATATTATTTTAAAGCGTGACTCTTACCGTTTATTACAGGCTACCGGGTGGAGCTTCACTCATAATTGCCAATATCTCCTCCCACACTCCGTTACTCCTATCTTTGCCGCCCGATATGCGCAACGCCTTTACCTTTTTCCTTTTCACCGTTTCCCTTTTTCCCCTTCTGACGCTTGCGCAGGATGATGAATACTTCAACGACAGCTATCTGCGCTATGAGGACCGCACCTACCTGCCCAACATCAAAACCGTGCAGATCGGGGTTAAGAATGTGGATCTGAGCATGCCTGTCATTGCCTTGGGCGGGGGCGAGATACTCGAAGTTTCCTTCGATGACCTCAATGGTGCCTATCAGGATTACACCTACACCGTGGTGCATTGCGACCGCAACTGGGTGCCTACCGATATTCCGCAGAGCGAGTACATCAACGGCTTTTTGGAGCGCAATATCATGCAGTACAACTTCTCCATGAATACCGTGCAGCGGTACATCCATTACAGCTTTTCCTTTCCAGATAGCAACTTCAACCTCAAGGTCTCCGGCAATTACGTCCTTATCGTCTATCGCGACTTCAACCGCGAGAAACCCATCTTCACCCGCAGGTTCCGTGTGTATGAGGATCTGGTACAGATCAACGCGCAGGTGCGTCTGCCTATGATCATCAACCAACGGCTCACCCATCATCAGATAGATGTGGAGATCAATCATGCCGATTACGAGATCCGAAACCCCATGCGCGACATTGCGCTGCACATTCAACAGAATTACCGCTGGGACAACATCAAGACCGACCTCAAACCCATCTTCATCAAAGAAGGACTGCTTACGTATGATAATATGGGAGGTGTTTCCTTCGAAGGCAGCAACGAGTTCCGTTGGGTGGACACGCGGAGCCTTCGTTACCAGCAGTCCAATGTCAGCGGCATCTGGTACGACCCCGACTCCATGAAGAACCACGTCTTCCTTATCCCCGACAAGGTTTTCAGCAAAGAGCGTTACATCACCGAACCCGACATCAACGGGGCCTTTTACATTGATGTCCGCGAAGGTTTCGACCCAACTACCGATGCAGATTATGCTCAGGTCCACTTCCAGCTCAAATACCCCGAGCCCGTGCTTGATGGCGGTCTCTACCTCTTCGGTGGCCTTACCGAGTGGCAGATAAAACCCGAATACCGGCTCGAATACAGCTATCGCGATGGTGTGTACGAAACCTCGGCCTATCTCAAGCAGGGGTATTACAATTACCAGTACATCTACCTAAAGGATGGCGAGACCGAAGGCTCCACCGAACTCACCGAAGCCTCCTTCTACAACGCCCGCCAGCTCTACACCTTCTACCTCTACCATAAGCAGATGGGCTCGCGCTACGACCGTCTTATCGGACACACCATTATCGCCTCGCCTTAGGTCAGAAAATCGTTCTTGGCGACTGTACGTCAGCTTTTCAGTTGACATTTTTCGGCAACGGTTAATAAAAATGATCGTTTATTTGTCACAGCGCACTTCGCTATGACCAAGGTTTCAAACGGCATAAAGGTGACCACAAGGGTTCGGTTCAAGGAGGAATACTCGGAACCGGACAAGAACTACTTTGTGTTCTTCTACCGCATCACGGTCGAAAACCAGAACGTCTTTGAAGTACAGCTTCTCCGCAGACATTGGGACATCTTCGACAGCAACGGCATCAAGACCGTTGTAGAGGGTGAAGGTGTGGTGGGTGAGAAACCCGTGCTTGCCCCTGGCGAAACATACTCTTACGAAAGCGCCTGCAATCTCGAATCGGGCATTGGCCGAATGGGCGGCTTCTATCAAATGATGCGTACGGAGAACGGGGTTCTCTTTCAGACAGACATTCCCGAATTCGTGCTGGAAGTGCCGTACATGCTCAACTGAGTTTTAAGCTGTAATTCCAATTAGGTCATTCTTCTCTGCGCCATCATTCCAAACCTTGGAGGTCTCTACATGTCTGGCAGCCGACCTCACAGCATCCGAAACATTACCTTCGTCAGCATGAAGCAATGGCTAACGGACACTTTCGTTTCAGGCACCTTCTACACAAATAAGTGAAGTGGAATTCACAATCATCGCAGCGTAACGCATGAACAGAATTGTAACGCTTTTCGGCAATGTGTTTTTTGAAGTGGTCATCATGCTGGCATTCATCATCAGCATCAATAACTACTTCGGAAATCAAGAGAATTACATCCTTTCCGATGGCATCGGCTACTACGATCATCTCCCCTCCGCGTTCATTCATCACGATCTGGTTAGGAATGACGCACCCATAGAGGTTGACCCTCATAAATACGAACGGATCAAAGCTTTGGGAGCTCCCGGAGGATACGTACCCTACAAGGAGTTCATGGTAAACAAATATGCGGTGGGCACAGCACTCCTTGAATCCCCGTTTTTTCTCGCCACATGCGTGAAGAAGAGTATGGAAGGGGATGTTGGAGATGGCTACGGAACTGACTACCAGAAAGCCATCTTTTGGTCAACGCTTTTTTACCTCTTCCTCACACTGCTGTTCCTGTCAAAACTGCTGCAACTCTACGAAGTTTCGCCTTGGGCCATCCGATTCATTCAGATACTGCTGGTATTTGCAACTCCCATCACGCATTATGCGAATGCAGAGGCAAGTTTCAGCCATGTTTACTCCCTCTTTGCCATCACGGCATTCATGTATTTCGCCAAAGATGCGCTGAACCGTTTCCGCGTCAGTTCACTCATATTGGCGGGGCTCATATTCGGACTCGTAATAAGCATCCGACAGCTCAATCTGCTGGTCATACTCATGCTTCCGTTCCTCGCGGGGTCGATGAGCAACCTCTTGAGTGCACTTACACACTGGTTCCAACATTTCCGGTATGTTGTACTCAGCGCAGCCGCTGCCTTGGCTGTTATTTCTGTTCAATTGTTTGTTTGGTACCTGCAAACGGGCCATTGGTTCGTGTACAGCTATCAAGGTGAGTCGTTCAATTTTGTCGATCCGCATTTCATCGACATCCTCTTCAGTTACCGGAAAGGACTGTTCGTTTACACACCGGTTCTCATGGTCTCGTTGCTTGCAATGGTCTGGTGGTTCGTCCAGAAAAAGGTCTTTCTCGCCACTTCATGGATCTTCTACTTCGTCACCATAACATACGTGCTGTCATCTTGGTGGTCGTGGTACTACGGTTGCAGTTACGGGTTGCGGGCATACATAGATTACTTCGCGTTCTTCTTCATCCCAATAGGAATTCTGCTCACGCGGTCGGCCTGGTATTTTTCGTTGCCAGTTGCCGTTCTCATGTTGGCGTGCATACCAGTTAATGCGATTCAAACCAAACAGTACAAGGCGTACATCCTGAATTGGATGGACATGGACAAGGAAAAATATTGGAAAGTATTTCTACGAACCGAACCCCAATTTGAAGGTCTGACCTGGAAAGAAGCGGTCGATCTGTCACAGTTCAATATCACCCACACGGCCAAACTCGGCAAAACGGTGGTGCCAGAAAAGCCGGAAACCGCAGGCATGCACTACAACCTTTCTGAGGTTCCCGATTTTCAGAATGTGGATGCCATACAGGTTCTGCTTTACAATGACTTCAACCGTGGAAATGACCTTGACGTGGTCTTCGAGATAAACGAGGTGGAACCTAAGGTCAATCGTGTTTGGGACCATCGGTATCTTATTCAGTTTGCAGACGAGGAGTTCGGCAAGCCGCAGATGGGACAATACCTGTTCAGGTTCGGGAGGATGAATGACACCAACGAGAAAAAGGTGGTACTCTACTTCCACGATGGATCCATGACCACAGAACTGGACAGTGTCCAACTCCGGTTTCTGTCAAGAAAATAGACTGCGGGACGTGTCACGATCAGTTTAATACAT
This genomic interval carries:
- a CDS encoding glycoside hydrolase, giving the protein MRSVILIGFLISGLSAANAQEVDSLSMDSVASVFEVDSMIHLAESLIGVPYKYGGCSPEGFDCSGFVGYVYSKFGVELPRSTAELANIGSEIPLDSCQKGDIILFAGRDKKKRPVGHAGIVVSESGEPLQFIHSATSNARGIIVTALDSYDYYLSRFVKVVRITD
- a CDS encoding FAD:protein FMN transferase encodes the protein MRNSILALAALVLFGCAGATRKQATGYTQGTTYSIIYYTNGADVQYQIDSLLLAFDRVLSTYQKSSYISKWNRNETAGLEQPQMFKEVVNRALEINAATDGALDITVSPLMKYWFERDWSTSHVDSADVDSVLAHVGMNLIRLDGSDYVKIDSNVQLDVNAIAQGYSVDVVSRYLESLGIYDYLVEIGGELRASGRKPDGEWSVGIDEPNEGSVSHEATISINLNDKAMATSGNYRKFVEIDGVKYGHSLNPRTGFPAMTDVLSATIIANDCMTADAYATACMVLGFGKAQKLVSENKELNGILIYSQGDGSVSTWKSEAD
- a CDS encoding NADH:ubiquinone reductase (Na(+)-transporting) subunit D — protein: MSEVAVEEKVKQPSEPLFSKKNKALISNPLDDDNPITVQVLGICSALAITVQVKQAFVMALSVTFVTAMGNVIVSLMRNYIPNRIRIIVQLVIVAALVILVDQVLKAFVYDISKALSVFVGLIITNCIIMGRLEAFALGNKPWPAFLDGIGNGLGYGLILIIVSVFRELLGSGKLWGYPIFGHKVGALLSDGSLATEASGLYALGYVDNGLMILPPMALITVGVIIWVQRSRNTKLIEA
- the nqrE gene encoding NADH:ubiquinone reductase (Na(+)-transporting) subunit E; amino-acid sequence: MEYINIIVKAIFIENMIFAYFLGMCSYLAVSKTVKTGVGLGAAVIFVLGITVPVNYLMENYMLKEGALAWLSPSLATMDLSFLSFIMFIAIIAAMVQLVEMAVEKFAPALYSSLGIFLPLIAVNCSILGGALFMQERQYANIGEATAFGVGSGIGWFMAIVAIAAIREKIRYSSVPGPLRGLGITFILTGLMGIAFMSFMGIKL
- the nqrC gene encoding NADH:ubiquinone reductase (Na(+)-transporting) subunit C, whose product is MAVDVNSNKYTFLFATVMVVIVATLLALASESLKPMQTANVNNEKRQNILKGVGIEVPANEAETAYDEYVKEALVIGADGKVKQTELNAFDIDVLKDYKSGLSNIYTKLDVQEFSNIDEIRSELAAFNGGKGVNFPLYVIDKDGEKLYVVPLVGTGLWGPIWGYLAIAADGKTVVGAVFDHKSETPGLGAEIAQPAFQIPFKGKTIFDEKGDFTGIKAVKGGAKGSPHGVDAISGGTITSNGVTEMIMRTLKLYEPYFLGLQASDASASGSMGVGENSGLGEEISPDSAAVAFMDSLDVEKVDTTVVVD
- a CDS encoding NADH:ubiquinone reductase (Na(+)-transporting) subunit B, which encodes MKFLHTAFQNMKAPFEKGGKFEKYNKVLTAIDALETFAFTPEEVTHSGSHIRDGIDLKRTMSVVITAMLPCLLFGMYNAGYQHYRELGELATASFMDMFSIGLVKVLPLVVVSYAVGLGIEFGFAMYKGHSVEEGYLVTGMLIPLIVPVDIPLWMLAVAVAFAVVFGKEVFGGTGMNVLNVALTARAFLFFAYPTFMSGDKVWIHGAMENDAISGATLLGDLAAMKGGLEHLRFTVQDMFLGFIPGSVGETSTLAVLIGAAILLFTGIASWRIMLSAVVGASAMGLIFNAFGANGLMQFPWYEHLLVGGFAFGVVFMATDPVTAAQTNTGKLIYGFLIGFMAIMIRVFNPAYPEGIMLAILFMNVMAPLIDHYVVEANIKRRLKRLNVKAA
- a CDS encoding NADH:ubiquinone reductase (Na(+)-transporting) subunit F, coding for MVLLSTSTVIATSVIVFLLVIILLVSTLLFAKAKLAPSGPVKVLINGEKEVEVESGGSILATLGNNKIFLPSACGGGGTCAQCKCQVFEGGGEILPTETPYFSRKQIQDHWRLGCQVKIKQDMKIGIPEEIFGIKEWEATVVSNYNVATYIKEFVVEIPEEMHYEAGGYIQIKIPPCEVKFSDMDIKAHPKDHPGEPDKFESDWAEGPFAMRHLVMKNDEEVVRAYSMASYPAEGRNIMLNVRVAAPPFDRAKNTWADINPGIASSYIFNLKPGDKCTISGPYGEFFIKETEAEMLYIGGGAGMAPMRSHIYHLFKTLKTGRKVSYWYGGRSRAELFYIHYFREIEQNFPNFNFYMVLSDAKPEDNWKVKKDINDPEGDGFVGFVHNAVIDQYLKHHDAPEEIEFYFCGPPMMNQAVIKMCDDWGVPPENVSFDDFGG